One window of Paenibacillus albicereus genomic DNA carries:
- a CDS encoding pseudouridine synthase, protein MERLQKILAAAGVASRRKCEELIASGAVEVNGKVVRELGTKADPATDEITVKGKRIASEKKIYLMMNKPKGVITSASDPKGRKIVSDFLPGIKERVYPVGRLDYDTEGLLLLTNDGEFANLLTHPSHHVPKTYLATVKGVPHGSALERLQKGIKLEDGMTAPAEADYHDVDVDAGVATISITIYEGRNRQVRRMFDAIGHPVARLKRIKFGHLGLENMQRGKFRHLTLSEIKELRDAALSHNSHKK, encoded by the coding sequence TTGGAACGATTACAAAAAATCCTCGCCGCCGCCGGAGTCGCCTCCCGCCGCAAGTGCGAGGAGCTGATCGCCAGCGGAGCGGTCGAGGTGAACGGAAAAGTGGTCCGCGAGCTCGGAACGAAAGCGGATCCCGCAACGGATGAGATCACGGTCAAGGGCAAGCGGATCGCCTCCGAGAAAAAAATCTATCTCATGATGAACAAGCCGAAAGGCGTCATCACGAGCGCGTCCGATCCGAAAGGGCGCAAGATCGTCAGCGACTTCCTGCCCGGCATCAAGGAACGGGTCTATCCGGTCGGAAGGCTGGACTACGATACGGAAGGGCTGTTGCTGCTGACGAACGACGGCGAATTCGCCAACCTGCTGACGCATCCGAGCCATCACGTCCCTAAGACGTATCTCGCGACCGTCAAGGGCGTGCCTCACGGCAGCGCGCTGGAAAGGCTGCAAAAGGGCATCAAGCTCGAGGACGGCATGACCGCTCCGGCTGAAGCGGACTATCACGACGTCGACGTGGATGCCGGAGTCGCGACGATCTCGATCACCATCTATGAAGGCCGCAACCGCCAGGTTCGCCGCATGTTCGATGCGATCGGACACCCGGTCGCCCGGCTCAAGCGGATCAAGTTCGGCCATCTCGGTCTCGAGAACATGCAGCGCGGCAAGTTCCGCCATCTGACGCTGTCCGAGATCAAGGAGCTGCGCGACGCGGCGCTTTCACATAATAGTCACAAAAAGTAA
- a CDS encoding redoxin domain-containing protein produces the protein MKGAARKPVQILIFLGVLLLGGYAIGKTLFASKEGLPMPGDKPPAFTLSTLDGRTVSLSDYEGKPVVLNFWGSFCPPCVKEMPEFQRQYDKWKSEGLEVLAINLSEDNLTVRNFVAGKNLTYPILRDVDKETERRYRLRSYPTTFFIRPDGILEEVYQGGMTEQDIEERVLKLIEQS, from the coding sequence ATGAAGGGCGCTGCCCGCAAGCCGGTGCAAATCCTCATTTTCCTCGGCGTCTTGCTGCTGGGCGGTTATGCCATCGGCAAGACGCTGTTTGCGTCGAAGGAAGGCCTTCCGATGCCGGGCGACAAGCCCCCGGCCTTCACGCTTTCGACGCTGGACGGCCGGACGGTGTCGCTGTCGGATTACGAGGGCAAGCCCGTCGTCCTCAACTTCTGGGGCAGCTTTTGCCCGCCATGCGTCAAGGAGATGCCGGAGTTCCAGCGTCAATACGACAAATGGAAGAGCGAAGGGCTGGAGGTGCTCGCGATCAATCTCAGCGAGGACAACCTGACCGTCCGCAACTTCGTCGCGGGCAAGAACCTCACCTATCCGATCCTGCGCGATGTCGACAAGGAAACCGAGCGCAGGTATCGACTCCGCTCCTATCCGACGACCTTTTTCATTCGCCCGGACGGCATTCTGGAGGAAGTGTACCAGGGGGGCATGACGGAGCAGGACATCGAGGAGCGCGTGCTCAAGTTGATCGAGCAGAGCTGA
- the resB gene encoding cytochrome c biogenesis protein ResB — MFQNTKCECGHQNPTGTVLCESCGRSLDEGGSAEELLEMRYDGAARRSQKSRPSVLDRVWNFFSSVKIAVYMIVITLVGASLGTIYPQESTFLTTQDLGDYYRDTYGTSGEIYYALGLSHTFESWWFITLLVLIGTSLVICSLDRVLPLYRALNKQQIRKHESFLLRQRAAYRGDIEGDPDAWVDRFEQAARKRRYKVIRKDGAVLAEKHRFSRWGPYINHIGLIVFLLAVLARAVPAWQMDQYVTIPEGDTVRIEDTNYYVKNEKFTVEFYDDEELPQELKGTLRAKLYRTDAVLYECTAGCTAAAGKPELKEVARHPIEVNSPLEYDGLKLYQFDFDNTAILREVKPVVINKQTGEAYGPFTLAMRDPETSFEVGPYRLELKQNFMEFAIGEDGNPITKSRDPKAPAFIFLVHGPGLDEQGEPYIYFPMQKDKAAFSQDKLNAAIADRLEIKVNGMENVHFVEYTTFLNVRKDLAMPYIWVGLGISMLGLVMGAYWHHRRIWLRIDGSTATIGAHTNKNWYGMRADLAAALKAAGNETDPKSLDNGGNRT; from the coding sequence GTGTTCCAAAACACCAAATGCGAATGCGGCCATCAGAACCCGACCGGAACCGTGCTCTGCGAGTCGTGCGGCCGCTCGCTCGATGAGGGAGGCTCGGCCGAGGAGCTGCTCGAGATGCGCTACGACGGCGCGGCTCGCCGCTCCCAGAAAAGCCGGCCCTCCGTGTTGGACCGGGTCTGGAATTTCTTCTCCTCGGTCAAGATCGCCGTCTACATGATCGTCATCACGCTGGTCGGGGCTTCGCTCGGCACGATCTACCCGCAGGAGAGCACGTTCCTCACGACGCAGGATCTCGGCGACTATTACCGCGACACTTACGGCACGTCGGGCGAAATTTATTACGCGCTCGGCTTGTCCCATACGTTCGAGTCGTGGTGGTTCATCACGCTGCTGGTGCTGATCGGCACCTCGCTCGTCATCTGCAGCCTCGACCGCGTGCTGCCGCTGTACCGCGCGCTGAACAAGCAGCAGATCCGCAAGCATGAGTCGTTCCTGCTGCGTCAGCGAGCGGCTTACCGCGGGGACATCGAGGGCGACCCCGATGCCTGGGTCGACCGCTTCGAGCAGGCCGCCCGCAAGCGGCGCTACAAGGTCATCCGCAAGGACGGCGCGGTGCTCGCCGAGAAGCACCGGTTCAGCCGCTGGGGGCCGTACATCAACCACATCGGACTGATCGTCTTCCTGCTAGCCGTCCTGGCGCGAGCGGTTCCGGCCTGGCAGATGGACCAGTACGTCACGATTCCCGAGGGCGATACGGTCCGCATCGAAGATACGAACTACTACGTCAAAAACGAGAAATTCACCGTAGAGTTTTACGACGACGAGGAGCTTCCGCAAGAGCTCAAGGGAACGCTGCGGGCGAAGCTGTACCGGACGGACGCCGTTCTGTACGAATGCACCGCCGGCTGCACGGCGGCCGCCGGCAAGCCCGAGCTCAAGGAAGTCGCCCGCCACCCGATCGAAGTCAACAGCCCGCTGGAATACGACGGGCTCAAGCTGTACCAGTTCGACTTCGACAATACGGCCATCTTGCGGGAGGTCAAGCCGGTCGTCATCAACAAGCAGACGGGGGAAGCCTACGGGCCGTTCACGCTCGCGATGCGCGATCCCGAGACGTCGTTCGAGGTCGGACCGTACCGGCTGGAGCTGAAGCAGAACTTCATGGAGTTCGCCATCGGCGAGGACGGCAATCCGATCACCAAGTCGCGGGACCCCAAAGCTCCGGCGTTCATCTTCCTCGTCCACGGCCCCGGGCTGGACGAGCAGGGAGAGCCGTACATCTACTTCCCGATGCAGAAGGACAAAGCCGCCTTCAGCCAGGACAAGCTGAACGCGGCGATCGCGGATCGGCTGGAAATCAAGGTGAACGGCATGGAGAACGTGCATTTCGTGGAATACACGACGTTCCTCAACGTCCGCAAAGACCTGGCGATGCCGTACATCTGGGTCGGTCTCGGCATCTCGATGCTCGGCCTCGTCATGGGAGCCTACTGGCATCATCGCCGCATCTGGCTGCGCATCGACGGCAGCACCGCGACGATCGGCGCGCACACGAACAAAAACTGGTACGGCATGAGGGCGGATCTCGCAGCGGCGCTCAAGGCGGCTGGCAACGAGACCGATCCAAAGAGCTTGGATAACGGAGGGAATCGGACGTGA
- the ccsA gene encoding cytochrome c biogenesis protein CcsA, protein MNWLDFSSSAFIAAFFLYCFGFLFYVMAIAGRKWSHGDPAGHERKWGRIAFIVSALGLAAHLAFFFTRWIGQGHIPVSNMYEFMTFLGMAVMLAFVIIFLIYRKPILGMFALPLVIIIIAYASVFPQESQPLIPALNSYWLKIHVTTAALGEAFLAVGFAAGLLHLLRTIDYASDAKNARRERFWIEVTMFMLIVAVGFIISVFSFRMAGYEAEFRQETADVTQAGEAVSNVETVRYTMPPIVQPFNSELLHADAFLGVDKPLLEAPSWMNGINAGRKLNTVIWSLLTGAILYGLLRLAFRKQLGAVIHPMTTDIDPDDLDEISYRAIAIGFPIFTLGALIFAMIWAQIAWSRFWGWDPKEVWALITWLFYSAYLHLRLSRGWHGKRSSWLTVIGFVIIMFTLIGVNLVIAGLHSYAGV, encoded by the coding sequence GTGAATTGGCTTGATTTCAGCAGCTCCGCTTTCATAGCGGCATTTTTCCTGTATTGCTTCGGCTTCCTTTTCTACGTGATGGCGATCGCCGGACGCAAATGGAGCCACGGCGATCCGGCCGGACATGAACGCAAATGGGGACGCATCGCATTCATCGTCTCGGCGCTCGGCCTGGCAGCGCACCTGGCGTTCTTCTTCACCCGCTGGATCGGGCAGGGCCATATCCCGGTCAGCAACATGTACGAGTTCATGACGTTCCTCGGCATGGCGGTCATGCTCGCCTTCGTCATCATCTTCCTGATCTACCGCAAGCCGATTCTCGGCATGTTCGCCTTGCCGCTCGTCATCATCATCATCGCCTACGCCTCCGTGTTCCCTCAGGAATCGCAGCCGCTCATTCCCGCGCTCAATTCCTACTGGCTGAAGATCCACGTGACGACGGCCGCGCTCGGCGAAGCGTTCCTGGCCGTCGGCTTCGCGGCCGGCCTGCTGCATCTGCTGCGGACCATCGATTACGCCAGCGACGCGAAGAACGCGCGGCGCGAGCGGTTCTGGATCGAAGTGACGATGTTCATGCTGATCGTCGCTGTCGGCTTCATCATCAGCGTGTTCAGCTTCCGCATGGCCGGCTACGAGGCCGAATTCCGGCAGGAGACGGCGGACGTGACCCAGGCGGGAGAAGCCGTCTCCAATGTCGAGACCGTCCGCTATACGATGCCGCCGATCGTCCAGCCGTTCAACAGCGAGCTGCTGCACGCGGATGCTTTCCTCGGCGTGGACAAGCCGCTGCTTGAGGCGCCGTCCTGGATGAACGGCATCAATGCCGGACGCAAGCTCAACACGGTCATCTGGTCGCTGCTGACCGGCGCGATCCTGTACGGCCTGCTGCGCCTCGCCTTCCGCAAGCAGCTCGGAGCCGTCATCCATCCGATGACGACCGACATCGATCCCGACGACTTGGACGAAATCAGCTACCGGGCGATCGCGATCGGCTTCCCGATCTTCACGCTCGGCGCGCTCATCTTCGCCATGATCTGGGCGCAGATCGCCTGGTCCCGCTTCTGGGGCTGGGATCCGAAGGAAGTATGGGCGCTCATCACCTGGCTGTTCTACAGCGCCTATCTCCATCTGCGGCTGTCGCGCGGCTGGCACGGCAAGCGCTCGTCCTGGCTTACGGTCATCGGATTCGTTATTATTATGTTTACGCTGATAGGCGTCAATCTGGTCATCGCCGGCCTGCACTCGTACGCCGGAGTATAA
- a CDS encoding response regulator transcription factor codes for MSEYVHRILVVDDEERIRRLLKMYLEKEGYQIEEADDGEQALRLASGQDFDLILLDVMLPGMDGIEVCSRLRQIKATPVIMLTAKGEEMNRVQGFEVGADDYVVKPFSPREIIYRVKAILRRSSATAFLTRESAASSNIVFPHLVIEHDAHRVTAGGQEVSLTPKEYELLHYLAVSPDKVFSREELLKDVWNYEFFGDLRTVDTHVKRLREKLNKVSSEAAAMITTVWGVGYKLEVPK; via the coding sequence ATGAGTGAATACGTGCACCGCATCCTCGTCGTCGACGACGAGGAGCGGATCCGTCGCTTGCTGAAAATGTACCTGGAAAAGGAAGGCTACCAGATCGAGGAAGCCGATGACGGCGAGCAGGCGCTGAGGCTCGCTTCCGGCCAGGACTTCGATCTGATCCTGCTTGACGTCATGCTTCCGGGCATGGACGGCATCGAGGTGTGCAGCCGGCTCAGGCAGATCAAGGCCACTCCGGTCATCATGCTCACCGCCAAGGGAGAGGAGATGAACCGCGTGCAAGGCTTCGAGGTCGGCGCGGACGACTACGTCGTCAAGCCGTTCAGCCCGCGCGAGATCATCTACCGGGTCAAGGCGATCCTGCGCCGCTCTTCCGCTACCGCGTTCCTGACGCGAGAGAGCGCGGCGAGCAGCAATATCGTCTTTCCTCATCTGGTCATCGAGCATGATGCCCATCGCGTCACCGCCGGCGGGCAGGAAGTCAGCCTGACGCCCAAGGAGTACGAGCTGCTCCATTATTTGGCCGTCAGTCCGGACAAGGTGTTCTCGCGCGAGGAGCTGCTCAAGGACGTCTGGAACTACGAGTTCTTCGGCGATCTGCGCACGGTCGACACCCATGTGAAGCGGCTGCGGGAAAAGCTCAACAAAGTCTCGTCGGAAGCGGCTGCCATGATTACGACCGTCTGGGGAGTCGGCTACAAGCTCGAGGTTCCGAAGTAA
- a CDS encoding HAMP domain-containing sensor histidine kinase, producing MRWLWRSVVGKLWITIMLLVAVVLIILGMFLLQYIDIAFDEPFRVKLLFVYIGIIGFLLSTFFAFFLSSKITQPLLQLKDAANLISEGDYRTRVPIRSSDEIGELAGAFNRMGADLQEFFTDLSHEKEHLSSVLRSMADAVLTMDASGRIVLTNPPGERLLERLRMADWDEEEDRAAAPDAAPGPLRELFRTVIAEGSDLSEKLQVQGGVWSVVMAPLKSDDTVRGVVAVLRDVTEEHRLEKLRRDFVANVSHEIRTPLSMLQGYSEALLDDIAASPEERRELVQVIHDESLRMGRLVKDLLDLARMEAGHVELSLARVDLDPLLRRVARKFSVYTGDRGILLEVEAPDEPVVLMQADEDRLEQVLTNLLDNAVRHSPDGSRIRLALGMSGAQGGRQAKLEVEDEGQGIPEEDVPFIFERFYKADKARKRGSSGGTGLGLAIVRNIVEAHHGSIQVQSKIGRGTTFTLLLPVEPNPILS from the coding sequence ATGCGCTGGCTGTGGAGAAGCGTCGTCGGCAAGCTGTGGATTACGATCATGCTGCTCGTGGCGGTCGTGCTGATTATACTCGGCATGTTCCTATTGCAGTATATCGATATCGCTTTTGACGAGCCGTTCCGGGTCAAGCTGCTGTTCGTCTACATCGGAATCATCGGGTTCCTGCTGTCCACGTTCTTCGCCTTTTTCCTCTCCAGCAAGATCACCCAGCCGCTGCTTCAGCTCAAGGACGCGGCCAACCTGATCTCGGAGGGGGACTACCGCACGCGCGTGCCGATCCGGTCCTCGGACGAAATCGGCGAGCTGGCGGGGGCGTTCAACCGGATGGGAGCGGACCTGCAGGAGTTCTTCACCGATCTGAGCCACGAGAAGGAGCATCTGTCGAGTGTGCTCCGCAGCATGGCCGACGCGGTGCTCACGATGGATGCTTCCGGTCGGATCGTCCTGACCAATCCTCCCGGCGAGCGCCTGCTGGAGCGGCTTCGCATGGCAGACTGGGACGAAGAAGAGGATCGGGCGGCCGCGCCCGATGCCGCGCCAGGGCCGCTGAGGGAGCTGTTCCGCACCGTCATCGCGGAGGGCAGCGACCTGAGCGAAAAGCTGCAGGTGCAAGGAGGAGTCTGGTCGGTCGTCATGGCGCCGCTCAAGTCTGACGATACGGTGCGCGGGGTCGTCGCGGTGCTCCGCGACGTGACGGAGGAGCATCGGCTGGAGAAGCTGCGGCGGGATTTCGTGGCCAACGTATCCCATGAAATACGGACGCCGCTATCCATGCTGCAAGGCTACAGCGAGGCGCTGCTGGACGACATCGCGGCATCGCCGGAGGAGCGACGCGAGCTCGTGCAGGTCATCCACGACGAGTCGCTGCGCATGGGCCGCCTCGTCAAGGATCTCCTCGATCTGGCCCGCATGGAGGCCGGTCACGTGGAGCTCAGCCTGGCCCGTGTCGACCTCGACCCGCTGCTGCGGCGGGTCGCGCGCAAATTCAGCGTGTACACGGGAGACAGGGGCATCCTCCTGGAGGTGGAAGCCCCGGACGAGCCGGTCGTGCTCATGCAGGCGGACGAGGACCGGCTGGAGCAAGTGCTGACCAATCTGCTCGATAATGCCGTGCGCCACAGTCCCGACGGCTCGCGCATCCGCCTCGCTCTCGGGATGAGCGGAGCGCAGGGAGGCCGGCAAGCGAAGCTGGAGGTCGAGGACGAAGGCCAGGGCATTCCGGAGGAGGACGTGCCGTTCATCTTCGAGCGGTTCTACAAGGCGGACAAGGCTCGCAAGCGCGGCTCCTCCGGAGGAACCGGGCTCGGCCTGGCGATCGTCCGCAACATCGTCGAAGCCCACCACGGAAGCATCCAGGTCCAGTCCAAAATCGGACGAGGCACGACATTCACGCTGCTGCTGCCTGTCGAACCGAATCCGATCTTGTCTTGA
- the serA gene encoding phosphoglycerate dehydrogenase: MFKVLVSDPISDLGIQQLMDAEDVTIDKKPGLSEDELVAIIGQYDALLVRSQTRVTARVLEAGSSLKVVGRAGVGVDNIDLPAATSKGVIVINAPDGNTITTCEHTFAMMMAVARHIPQAYAKTVGGEWDRKSFVGVELRGKTLGVVGMGRIGSEVARRAKAFGMDILGYDPFLTEEKAEKLGVKLASVDDIVRGADFMTVHTPLTPETRHMIGAEQFKVMKRGMRIVNCARGGIVDEYALVDAVNEGIVAGAAFDVFEVEPPAADHPFLTHPKIIVTPHLGASTIEAQENVAIDVSEQVLHILRDEPFLNAVNMPPVAAAVMTQLQPYFELGEKLGSLAAQIADGPVGEITVGFSGDLAELDTQPLTRYIVKGILAHHLGSDQVNIINSLHLAKERGVNVVVNKSHAAKDFTNLVSVTLSSRGETTHVAGTLLTGYGPRIVQVNGYTVDVAPSGHLVFISHHDRPGIIGRIGTLLGSNDVNIATMQVGRQVEGGAAIMVLTVDKGVPKPVLAEMIQLDELKSAKEVTLY, encoded by the coding sequence ATGTTCAAAGTGTTAGTATCCGATCCGATCAGCGATCTCGGCATCCAGCAGCTCATGGACGCCGAAGACGTGACGATCGACAAGAAGCCCGGACTGAGCGAGGACGAGCTCGTCGCCATCATCGGCCAGTACGACGCGCTGCTCGTCCGCAGCCAGACCCGCGTCACCGCGAGAGTGCTCGAAGCCGGCTCCTCCCTCAAGGTCGTCGGACGCGCGGGCGTCGGCGTCGACAACATCGACCTGCCGGCCGCGACGAGCAAGGGCGTCATCGTCATCAACGCACCGGACGGCAACACCATCACGACATGCGAGCATACCTTCGCCATGATGATGGCGGTCGCTCGGCATATCCCGCAAGCGTACGCCAAGACGGTCGGCGGCGAATGGGACCGCAAGTCGTTCGTCGGAGTCGAGCTGCGCGGCAAGACGCTCGGCGTCGTGGGCATGGGACGGATCGGCAGCGAGGTCGCTCGCCGCGCCAAGGCGTTCGGCATGGACATTCTGGGCTACGATCCGTTCCTGACGGAAGAAAAAGCCGAGAAGCTCGGCGTCAAGCTCGCCAGCGTGGATGACATCGTGCGCGGCGCCGACTTCATGACGGTGCACACGCCGCTGACGCCGGAGACGCGCCACATGATCGGCGCGGAGCAGTTCAAGGTGATGAAGCGCGGCATGCGCATCGTCAACTGCGCGCGCGGCGGCATCGTGGACGAGTACGCGCTTGTCGACGCGGTCAACGAAGGCATCGTCGCCGGCGCGGCTTTCGATGTATTCGAGGTGGAGCCTCCAGCGGCGGACCATCCGTTCCTGACCCATCCCAAAATCATCGTCACGCCGCATCTTGGCGCTTCGACGATCGAAGCTCAGGAGAACGTCGCCATCGACGTCTCCGAGCAGGTGCTGCACATCCTGCGCGACGAGCCGTTCCTGAACGCCGTCAACATGCCGCCTGTCGCGGCGGCCGTCATGACCCAGCTCCAGCCTTATTTCGAGCTTGGGGAAAAGCTCGGCTCCCTCGCCGCTCAGATCGCGGACGGACCGGTCGGAGAAATTACGGTGGGCTTCTCCGGCGATCTGGCCGAGCTCGACACGCAGCCGCTCACCCGCTACATCGTCAAGGGCATCCTCGCCCATCATCTGGGCAGCGATCAGGTCAACATCATCAACTCGCTGCATCTGGCCAAGGAGCGCGGAGTGAACGTCGTGGTGAACAAGTCTCATGCCGCCAAGGACTTCACCAACCTCGTCAGCGTCACGCTCAGCAGCCGCGGCGAGACGACGCATGTCGCCGGCACGCTGCTGACGGGCTACGGCCCGCGCATCGTCCAAGTCAACGGCTACACGGTCGACGTCGCTCCATCCGGCCATCTCGTCTTCATCTCGCATCATGACCGTCCAGGCATCATCGGGCGCATCGGCACGCTGCTCGGCTCCAACGATGTCAACATCGCCACGATGCAGGTCGGACGTCAAGTCGAGGGAGGCGCCGCCATCATGGTGCTGACCGTCGACAAGGGCGTGCCGAAGCCGGTGCTGGCGGAGATGATCCAGCTCGACGAGCTCAAATCCGCCAAGGAAGTCACGCTGTACTGA